The genomic region CGATCTCCAGGGACTGCTCCATGGAGTCCTCGACCTGGCTCTTGAACCAGTAGTCCACGCTGGTTTGCACAAACTTGGCCGAGACATAGAACATGAGCGCCACCGGCACCAGGGAGAGCAGGATGAAAGCCAGCACCAGGCGCGTGCGCAACCGCGAGCCCAGCACGTTGCGGCGGCGCTCCAGAAGCAGCTTCACGCCGTTTCGGCCCACCACGAACAGCACCAACAGCAGCAGGATGATGTTCAGGTTCACCAGGCCAAGGAACAGGTAGGAATTGACCCCCAGGAGCCTGAGCTCCACCCAGGTGAGCACCACGATGACGAGCATTCCCGCCAGGGCGATGCCGATCTCGCGCTTGCGGCGCTGGCGTTCCCGAAGCTCGGGGGGGAGGGGCGGCGCGGCGGCGGCCCTGTGCTCTGGCGTTGGTTCCACGGGCGTCCTAGTACTTGAAGTGCAGCCGGTAGGACGTCTGGGGCGCCACGTCCCAGGACCAGAAGAACAGCGTGCGCCGGAACCAGTTCGGTATGTCCGTCTGGTGCAGGCGGATGTCCAGATCCAAGGAATATTCCTGCCCGCGCTCCAGCAGGCTCCACGCCCCCAGTTCAAGGGCCAGGGAGCCCCAGCCCGTGCGCAGCAGTTCGTCCAGCCGGGGGTTCTTGAGCGGCGCCTCGCGGCCGGGAATGGCCATGACGTATTCGCGGGTCAACTGGTCGTACTTCAGGCGGCAGGACATCTCCGCCTTGGCCACCGTGGGGCTGGAAAACAGCCCGCCCTCCCGCGTGAGCTTGCCCCTGCTGGAAAGCGCCAGGGTGGCCCCGGCCTGCAACGCGTCCGACACCTCGGCCAGGGAATCCAGCGCCACGCCGAAGCGCGCGGTAAGCGCCCCGGACTGGTTGTCCACCACCAGGTTGGAAAGCACCAGCGACTGCGCAAGGGCCGCCTGCCCCCAAAGGGCCAGAACCAGGGCCAGCACTGCGGCCAAAAACGGACGGCGGCGTTGCGACATGCTCTGTCCGGGTTGAGGTGACCTGCGCGCGCGGCCCGTGCCTGCGCGGGACGCAAAGCGTGCACGATACGCACGATAGCACTCGCGCAGCTGCGCATCAAGAACAGCGGGAAACGGCAAACCTCAACCCCGTTGCGGCCTTGGGCCAAAAATCGCCGTGCCCACCCGGACGATCGTCGCGCCCTCGGCGATGGCCGCCTCGAAATCGCCCGTCATGCCCATGGACAACTCCGGCAACGGCACGCCAAGCTCGGCCGCCAGTCCGTCTCGCAGCTCCCGCAAATACTCGAACGCAGGCCCCGCCTCCTCCGGCGAGTCGAACACCGGCGGCAGACACATGAGCCCGCGCAAATCCAGCCCAAAGCCGCCCTCTCCAAGCGACAGCACAAGCCGGGCCAGCGCCGGAAGCTCCGCCTCCTCCACCCCGGCCTTCTGCTCCTCGCCCATGTTCACCTCGATGAGCACGGGTTGCAGCACCCGCGCCTCCCTGGCGCGCTTGGCCAGCTCGCGGGCCAGCTTCTCGGAGTCCACACTGTGGACAAGTCCGAAACGGCCCACCACGGACTTGGCCTTCTTGCTCTGCAAGCCGCCCACGAAGTGCCACAGGATGTCCTCGCCCACCAGCTCGTCCTGCTTGGCCAGGGCCTCCTGCGCGTACGACTCGCCGAACTCGCGCTGGCCGCAAGCCACAAGCGCGCGGATGTCCGAAGCGGGATGGAACTTCGAAATCGCCACCAGGCGCACCGAATCCGGCGCCCTGCCGGCCTGCGTGCAGGCCGCCGCCATGCGCGCGCGCACGGATTCCAGGTTGCGGCAAAGCTCCTCACGACGCCCGACTGTGGATGTATCGTTCATGCGGGCTGCATAGGACAAAAGAAGGGCCGAGGCAACGCGGCGGGAAAGGGAAAAGGCGGAGAGACGACGCGGGGGAGCGGGGAAACTTTTTTCAAAAAGTTTCCCCGCTCCCCCGCACCCCCTCACCCCTTCAAAAACGTTTATAGGGGGAATGGGGGGCAATCGCGCAAGAAGCTGCGCCCGGGGACTAGTCCATGTACGCGCGCCCCACGTTGAAGCCCTTGGCCACCACAGGACCGACGCCATAATACAGGCTCGCGCCCGGCGCGTAGATAAGGGGCTGCAGAAGGGACAAATCCACATGCCCGTCGGCCCCGAGCACCGACTCCTCCGCCTTCACGTCCACAATCTCGCCCACGAACTGCGTGTGCCCGCCCAAATCAAGCGTCTGCACAAGGCGGCACTCTATGGCCACAGGGAACTCGGCCACGTACGGCGCATCCACAAGCTCGCTTCTGACCGGCGTCAGCCCGGCCACCGCAAACTTGTCCGCCACCGCGCCCGAGACCATGCCCATGTAGTCCGCCTGCGCCACCTGGCTCTGGCCCGCAATGCTCACCGTGAACGCCCGGCGCGCCATGATGGCCGCGTAGCTGTGCCGCTCCTTGCGGATGGACACCGCCAGGCACGGCGGCGCGGAACAGCAGATGCCCGCCCATGCCGCCGTCATCGCGTTCGCCTTGCCCGCCGCGTCGTATGATCCCACCACCCACACCGGCGTGGGATAGGCCAGGGTCTTGGCTCCAAGTGACTTCTTCATGTGTCGCGCTCCTTGGCTGAAGATTCGTTGGGGGCACAATGGCCCAGGCCGACATGGTTCCGCAAGACGGCAGGGAGTATAGTATCGGGGGAGTGGGGAAACTTTTTGAAAAAAGTTTCCCCACTCCCCCGCCCCCCCTCGCCCCTTCAAAAACTTTTCATGGGAAGAACAAAGGGCGCAGACGCACGCTGGCCGACGCCGACAGCGAGGCCGGAAGGCGTGAACCGTTGGAACAGGGAGCCCGGCATAGGCCAAGCCATGACTCCGTGGCGCTGCGGCGGCCAATGGCGCCCCTTGTGCATCCGCCCGCGCGCTGGTACATGCTTGAGCGATGACCAACGCAGCGCCCACCCCGCCCAAGGCGGACCTCCTGAACCTCACCCGCTCCGAGCTGGAAGCCTTTGTGCTGGACGAGCTCAAGCAGCCCCGCTTCCGCGCGGACCAGCTGTGGCACTGGCTGTGGCACAAGAACGCGGCGGACTTCTCGGCCATGACCAATCTCTCCGCCGCGCTCAAGGCGAAGCTCGCGGAGCGCGCCGCCATCGTGCGCCCGTCAATCGACGTAGTCCGCGTCAGCCGCGACGGCACCATCAAGCTGCTCTTGCGCCTGGCCGACGGCGAGCGCGTGGAGACCGTGCTCATTCCCATGGCCGGACACTACACCCTGTGCCTGTCCACCCAGGTGGGCTGCGCCATGGGCTGCACCTTCTGCTCCACCGGAGAGTTGGGCTTCACCCGCAACATGACCATGGGCGAAATTCTGGGGCAGATTCTCGCGGCGCGCGCGCACATTGCGGAAAACGCCCTGCCGCCCTTGAAAAACCTCGTCTTCATGGGCATGGGCGAACCGCTCATGAACCTCACGGAACTGCTGCGCAGCCTGGAGACCCTGGGCAGCCCGGAGGGCATTTCCATCTCGCCCAGGCGCAGCACGGTCTCCAGCGTCGGCATTCCGCAAGGACTCAAAATTTTGGGAGACTCAGGCCTTGCCGTGCCCGCCATCAGCCTGCACGCGCCCACCCAGGAGCTGCGCGAAAAGCTCATGCCAAAGGCCGCCCGCGTGCCGCTGGAAGAGCTTCTCGCCTGTCTGGACAACTACCCGCTCAAGCAGCGCGAGCGCGTGACCTACGAATACATCCTGCTCGGCGGGGTGAACGACTCCATCGCCCATGCCAAGCAGTTGGTGCGGCTTCTGGGCCAGCGCCGCTGCAAGGTCAACCTCATCAGCTACAATCCCCCCCCGCCGCAGACCGGCCCCGCGCCCTACTCCGCCCCGGACCCCGAAGGCGTGCTGGCCTTCGAGAACTACCTCCGGAGCAAGCGCATCACCACGTTTCTGCGGCGCAGCATGGGCCAGGACATTGCCGCGGCCTGCGGCCAGCTGAAACTTTTGACCGGATAATCAACCCCTTGACCCGGCCTGACGGCAGGCCGCTTTTTGTTCTTGCCAGGGCTGGCCCAATTTTATAGTAGCCAGCCCTTCCAAAAAAATATATGGCGTCATTCGTCGGGACACCGGCGTTATTCCAAGCCCAGGAGGGTCCATACATGGCCAATCTTCCCATGGTTCCCACCCGCGCCTTCTTCACCAAGGGCGTTGGCGTTCACAAAAACAAACTGCAATCCTTCGAGCTGGCCCTGCGCGAGGCCGGCATCGAAAAACAGAACCTCGTCTACGTGTCCAGTATTTATCCGCCCAACTGCCAGCTGGTGACCCTTGAAGAGGGCGTGAAGGAACTGCATTCCGGCCAGATCACCTTCTGCGTCATGGCGCGCAACCAGACCAACGAAAAGGGCCGCCTGGTGGGCAGCTCCGTGGGCCTGGCCATTCCGGCCGACAAGGAGCACTACGGCTACATCTCCGAGCACCACAGCTTCGGCGAGGAGGAGAAGGAACTGGGCGACTTCGCCGAGGACCTGGCCTCCACCATGCTGGCCACCACCCTGGGCGTGGATTTCGACCCCGAGGTCGGCTACGACGCCCGCCGTGAGGTGTACCTCATGAGCGGCAAGATCATCGACTCCATCTCGGCCCCGGTTTCCGCCATGGGCGCAGCCAACATGTGGACCACCACGGTCTCGGCCGTGGTCTTCATCCTGTAGAGCCCGGCCGCAGCAAACAGACTGAACGAACAGGGCCTCCCGTTTCCGGTTCACGGGAGCGGGAGGCCCTGGCATAAGGAAAGAACGCCATGTCCACCATCAAGCGAATCCTGCGCGACGGCGCCAAGGACAACCTGACGCCGCTGACCACCCTGGACCCCGACTCCATCACCGACTTCGACGAGCTGCTTACGGCCATGGGCCGCACGGCCTTTGGCGGCCGCAGCCTGGGCGAGGCGCTGGACGTGCTGCAGGCCATGGTGGAGGATCCCGACTGCGTGGTGGTGGGCACCTTCTCCGGCGCAATGACCGTGGCCAAGCAGAGCAAGCTGCTCATCAAGATGCTCGACGAGGGCTGGCTGGACGTGGTGGTGTCCACGGGCGCGCTCATGGCCCACGGCTTCATCGAGTCCCTGGGCCTCAAGCACTTCAAGTACGACTCGGGCATGAACGACAAGGCGCTCTTCGACGCCGGGTACAACCGCGTGTACGACACCCTGGAGCCCGAGGCCAACTTCACCCAGGCCGAGCTCGTCATGCGCGAGGTGATGCACCAGCTCATGGACGAGCAGAAGGTCCAGCACCTCTCCAGCGAGCGCATCTGCCGGGCCATCGGCAAGCACCTGTGCAAGAAGTACGACGGCCCCGGCATCCTCAAAAGCG from Humidesulfovibrio mexicanus harbors:
- a CDS encoding flavin reductase family protein, giving the protein MKKSLGAKTLAYPTPVWVVGSYDAAGKANAMTAAWAGICCSAPPCLAVSIRKERHSYAAIMARRAFTVSIAGQSQVAQADYMGMVSGAVADKFAVAGLTPVRSELVDAPYVAEFPVAIECRLVQTLDLGGHTQFVGEIVDVKAEESVLGADGHVDLSLLQPLIYAPGASLYYGVGPVVAKGFNVGRAYMD
- a CDS encoding deoxyhypusine synthase family protein is translated as MSTIKRILRDGAKDNLTPLTTLDPDSITDFDELLTAMGRTAFGGRSLGEALDVLQAMVEDPDCVVVGTFSGAMTVAKQSKLLIKMLDEGWLDVVVSTGALMAHGFIESLGLKHFKYDSGMNDKALFDAGYNRVYDTLEPEANFTQAELVMREVMHQLMDEQKVQHLSSERICRAIGKHLCKKYDGPGILKSAYQKNVPVYIPAFTDSELALDVACAILAKDFGHLLGEKGPEELPFQFNPFLDLFSYSKKMHGAKKMGIFTIGGGVPRNWAQQVGPFFDVMSDRLERDLPARRFHYAIRICPEPVHWGGLSGCTYQEGISWGKFVPPAEGGRFAEVHADATLAWPILIKGLQDRLAKKAAKAGK
- a CDS encoding DUF4390 domain-containing protein → MSQRRRPFLAAVLALVLALWGQAALAQSLVLSNLVVDNQSGALTARFGVALDSLAEVSDALQAGATLALSSRGKLTREGGLFSSPTVAKAEMSCRLKYDQLTREYVMAIPGREAPLKNPRLDELLRTGWGSLALELGAWSLLERGQEYSLDLDIRLHQTDIPNWFRRTLFFWSWDVAPQTSYRLHFKY
- the rlmN gene encoding 23S rRNA (adenine(2503)-C(2))-methyltransferase RlmN produces the protein MTNAAPTPPKADLLNLTRSELEAFVLDELKQPRFRADQLWHWLWHKNAADFSAMTNLSAALKAKLAERAAIVRPSIDVVRVSRDGTIKLLLRLADGERVETVLIPMAGHYTLCLSTQVGCAMGCTFCSTGELGFTRNMTMGEILGQILAARAHIAENALPPLKNLVFMGMGEPLMNLTELLRSLETLGSPEGISISPRRSTVSSVGIPQGLKILGDSGLAVPAISLHAPTQELREKLMPKAARVPLEELLACLDNYPLKQRERVTYEYILLGGVNDSIAHAKQLVRLLGQRRCKVNLISYNPPPPQTGPAPYSAPDPEGVLAFENYLRSKRITTFLRRSMGQDIAAACGQLKLLTG
- a CDS encoding pyruvoyl-dependent arginine decarboxylase; the encoded protein is MANLPMVPTRAFFTKGVGVHKNKLQSFELALREAGIEKQNLVYVSSIYPPNCQLVTLEEGVKELHSGQITFCVMARNQTNEKGRLVGSSVGLAIPADKEHYGYISEHHSFGEEEKELGDFAEDLASTMLATTLGVDFDPEVGYDARREVYLMSGKIIDSISAPVSAMGAANMWTTTVSAVVFIL
- a CDS encoding YggS family pyridoxal phosphate-dependent enzyme, with amino-acid sequence MNDTSTVGRREELCRNLESVRARMAAACTQAGRAPDSVRLVAISKFHPASDIRALVACGQREFGESYAQEALAKQDELVGEDILWHFVGGLQSKKAKSVVGRFGLVHSVDSEKLARELAKRAREARVLQPVLIEVNMGEEQKAGVEEAELPALARLVLSLGEGGFGLDLRGLMCLPPVFDSPEEAGPAFEYLRELRDGLAAELGVPLPELSMGMTGDFEAAIAEGATIVRVGTAIFGPRPQRG